A region from the Flavobacteriales bacterium genome encodes:
- a CDS encoding acyl-CoA thioesterase: MTSPDFSPTPSSIITVRFQDCDPFNHLNNGRYVDYFLNAREDHLLDHYGLDIYRVARETGLSWVVSTSQIAYLRPAFLMEKVLVETQLIAHGRKHVQVEMRMWSADGKELKAFCWMGFVHYDIRKNASVEHSADYIALFNRVHAPVTEQRFEERLAALKG; this comes from the coding sequence ATGACCAGTCCCGACTTCTCCCCCACGCCCAGCAGCATCATTACGGTCCGGTTCCAGGACTGCGACCCGTTCAACCACTTGAACAACGGCCGTTACGTGGACTACTTCCTCAACGCCCGCGAGGACCATCTGCTGGACCACTACGGGCTGGACATTTACCGTGTGGCACGCGAAACCGGCTTGAGCTGGGTGGTGAGCACCAGCCAGATCGCCTACCTGCGCCCGGCCTTCCTCATGGAGAAGGTGCTGGTGGAAACGCAGCTCATCGCGCACGGCCGCAAGCATGTGCAGGTGGAGATGCGCATGTGGAGCGCTGACGGCAAAGAGCTGAAGGCGTTCTGCTGGATGGGTTTCGTGCACTACGACATCCGGAAGAACGCCTCCGTGGAGCACAGCGCGGACTACATCGCCTTGTTCAACCGCGTGCACGCGCCCGTGACGGAGCAGCGTTTCGAGGAACGCCTCGCAGCTTTGAAAGGCTGA
- a CDS encoding histidine--tRNA ligase, with protein sequence MANKPSTPKGTRDFGPQEMLRRKYIFSIIEKVFQKYGFLPLETPAMENLETLTGKYGEEGDRLIFKILNSGDAWKEVSPEVKEKLAQGEDVHPGKLATQLSEKALRYDLTVPFARYVVQHQSELAFPFKRYQIQTVWRADRPQKGRYREFYQCDADMIGSKSLLNEVDLLLIISEVFFLLGLNVEVKVNNRKVLSGLAELFGVKDRLVEFVVCLDKYDKGGAPTVMAELARKDFTASVMDRTMVFLEAMEKGGIDSRLSLRKQFADASVDVGLLGLDEVDAMMNGLTHGLNAGRTMPFAFTHDLSLARGLDYYTGAIFEVKALEGTLQSSICGGGRYDDLTGVFGLKGMSGVGISFGADRIYDVLLETGKFPADLGASTRVLFANFGDNEAMHCLKLLRQVREAGISAELYPDAVKMAKQFKYADDKSIPFVAIIGENEMKQGIVTVKDMKTGEQKAVKQEDLLALLA encoded by the coding sequence ATGGCAAACAAGCCTTCAACGCCCAAGGGCACACGCGATTTCGGACCGCAGGAGATGCTGCGGCGCAAGTACATCTTCAGCATCATCGAGAAGGTCTTCCAGAAGTACGGTTTCCTGCCGCTGGAAACCCCCGCCATGGAGAACCTGGAGACCCTCACCGGCAAGTACGGCGAGGAGGGAGATCGGTTGATCTTCAAGATCCTGAACAGCGGCGATGCGTGGAAGGAGGTATCGCCGGAGGTGAAAGAGAAGCTGGCGCAAGGGGAGGATGTGCATCCGGGAAAGTTGGCAACACAGCTCAGCGAGAAAGCCCTCCGCTACGACCTTACGGTTCCGTTCGCGCGCTATGTGGTGCAGCACCAAAGCGAATTGGCCTTCCCCTTCAAGCGTTATCAGATCCAAACCGTGTGGCGCGCCGACCGCCCTCAGAAGGGCCGCTACCGCGAGTTCTACCAGTGCGATGCCGATATGATCGGCAGCAAGAGCCTGCTGAACGAGGTGGACCTGTTGCTGATCATTTCAGAGGTGTTCTTCCTCCTCGGACTCAATGTCGAAGTGAAGGTCAACAATCGCAAGGTGCTTTCCGGCCTGGCGGAGTTGTTCGGTGTCAAGGATCGCCTTGTTGAATTCGTTGTCTGTTTGGACAAGTACGACAAGGGGGGGGCGCCAACTGTGATGGCTGAACTTGCGAGAAAGGACTTTACAGCGTCGGTCATGGATCGAACGATGGTTTTCCTTGAAGCCATGGAGAAGGGTGGGATTGACTCGCGCTTGAGTCTGAGGAAGCAATTCGCTGATGCTTCAGTTGATGTGGGTTTGCTTGGCTTGGATGAGGTGGATGCAATGATGAACGGGCTAACTCATGGGCTGAACGCCGGAAGGACTATGCCTTTTGCCTTTACCCATGACCTTTCCCTCGCCCGCGGCCTCGACTACTACACCGGTGCCATCTTCGAGGTGAAAGCCTTGGAGGGAACCTTGCAGAGCAGCATCTGCGGTGGTGGACGTTACGATGATCTCACGGGCGTGTTCGGCCTGAAGGGCATGAGCGGCGTGGGGATCAGCTTCGGAGCGGACAGGATCTACGATGTGCTGCTGGAGACCGGCAAGTTCCCGGCGGACCTCGGCGCCAGCACGCGCGTGCTCTTCGCCAACTTCGGCGACAACGAAGCCATGCACTGCCTCAAGCTGCTGCGACAGGTCAGGGAAGCGGGCATCAGCGCCGAGCTGTACCCCGATGCCGTGAAGATGGCCAAGCAGTTCAAGTACGCCGACGACAAGAGCATCCCCTTCGTGGCCATCATCGGCGAGAACGAGATGAAGCAGGGCATCGTCACCGTGAAGGACATGAAGACCGGTGAACAGAAAGCCGTGAAGCAGGAAGATCTACTGGCCCTGCTCGCATGA
- the hutH gene encoding histidine ammonia-lyase, whose amino-acid sequence MATPYQITTRGITIAELDAIVRERRHIALALDAQAAVEKSHRWLSDKLASSNDAIYGVNTGFGALADTRIDKNDLSQLQKNLVMSHACGSGAPVCADRVRAMLVLKVQNMAFGHSGVAPATVQRYIDMHNMGVLPVVYERGSLGASGDLAPLAHLALPLLGLGEVVSGGKRMAASTAIGIMGWEPLTLGPKEGLALLNGTQFMSAHLALILARAQRLADRADNIAALSLDAFDGRTEPFHSSVHEVRRHPGQIAVAAHMRQILAGSAIAAQAKKHVQDPYSFRCIPQVHGASRDAIAFVEQITERELAAVTDNPTVFPDENLIISAGNFHGQPVALALDFLSIALAELGSISERRTYKLISGQRGLPAFLVAKPGLNSGFMIPQYTAASLVSANKARCMPNSVDTIDSSNGQEDHVSMGAAAAIKCWDVLHDVERILAIELMNAAQALDFRRPLRSSQALEELHASFRKVVPYVENDVVMHDLMESSTAFVRAV is encoded by the coding sequence ATGGCAACCCCTTATCAGATCACCACCCGCGGCATCACCATCGCTGAACTCGACGCCATCGTGCGCGAGCGCCGGCACATCGCCCTTGCTCTCGATGCGCAAGCCGCAGTGGAGAAGAGCCATCGCTGGCTCAGCGACAAGCTGGCCAGCAGCAACGATGCCATCTACGGCGTGAACACGGGCTTCGGCGCGCTGGCCGACACGCGCATCGACAAGAACGACCTGAGCCAGCTGCAGAAGAACCTGGTGATGAGCCATGCGTGCGGCAGCGGCGCACCCGTGTGCGCCGATCGCGTGCGGGCCATGCTGGTGCTGAAGGTGCAGAACATGGCCTTCGGGCACAGCGGTGTTGCGCCTGCCACCGTTCAGCGCTACATCGACATGCATAACATGGGCGTACTGCCGGTGGTATACGAGCGCGGTTCGCTCGGCGCCTCGGGCGACTTGGCCCCATTGGCCCATCTCGCACTGCCCCTGCTCGGCCTGGGCGAAGTGGTGAGCGGCGGCAAACGCATGGCGGCCTCCACGGCCATCGGCATCATGGGCTGGGAGCCGTTGACGCTCGGCCCGAAGGAAGGCCTGGCGTTGCTGAACGGCACGCAGTTCATGAGCGCGCATCTGGCGCTGATCCTCGCTCGCGCGCAACGCCTCGCTGACCGCGCCGACAACATTGCCGCGCTGTCGCTCGATGCCTTCGACGGACGTACGGAGCCCTTCCACAGCAGCGTGCACGAGGTGCGGCGCCACCCCGGTCAGATCGCGGTGGCTGCGCACATGCGGCAGATCCTGGCGGGCAGCGCCATTGCCGCTCAGGCGAAGAAGCACGTTCAGGACCCGTACAGCTTCCGCTGCATTCCGCAGGTGCATGGCGCCAGTCGTGACGCCATCGCGTTCGTTGAACAGATCACGGAACGTGAACTCGCTGCGGTCACCGACAACCCCACGGTGTTCCCCGACGAGAACCTGATCATCAGTGCGGGCAACTTCCACGGACAACCCGTGGCCCTCGCGCTCGATTTCCTCAGCATTGCGCTGGCCGAGTTGGGCAGCATCAGCGAGCGCCGCACCTACAAGCTGATCAGTGGGCAGCGCGGTCTACCGGCCTTCCTCGTGGCGAAGCCCGGCCTCAACAGCGGCTTCATGATCCCGCAGTACACTGCTGCATCACTGGTGAGCGCGAACAAGGCGCGGTGCATGCCCAACAGCGTCGATACGATCGACAGCAGCAACGGACAGGAGGACCATGTGAGCATGGGTGCCGCCGCCGCCATCAAGTGCTGGGATGTGCTGCATGATGTGGAACGCATCCTGGCCATCGAACTCATGAACGCCGCACAAGCGCTCGACTTCCGCCGTCCGCTGCGCAGTTCGCAAGCCTTGGAGGAACTGCATGCGAGTTTCCGCAAAGTTGTGCCCTACGTCGAGAACGATGTGGTGATGCACGACCTGATGGAAAGCTCGACGGCCTTCGTGCGCGCGGTGTGA
- a CDS encoding alpha/beta fold hydrolase: MKVYLLPGIATDHHLFDRLDLSGLDVMKLDWPRFRRGTTLEEIAKDMAPQVDRDEPHILVGVSMGGMVAQELALITNPVKVILISTWTGPQEWPRFVRFGAAIGVQRAITAASMKASWPVKRFLTGQDGRTAQLLRDMALREGPEQIRRGLSAIFRWPGSRWKGPVVRIHGDKDRLMPIQQLKPDHVVRGGAHAMVYCHANAVSAALRAALT; this comes from the coding sequence ATGAAGGTCTATCTGCTGCCGGGCATCGCCACGGATCACCACCTCTTCGATCGTCTCGACCTCAGCGGTCTGGATGTGATGAAGCTCGACTGGCCAAGGTTCCGGCGCGGGACAACGTTGGAGGAGATCGCCAAGGACATGGCTCCGCAAGTGGACCGCGATGAGCCGCACATCCTGGTTGGTGTGAGCATGGGCGGTATGGTGGCGCAGGAACTCGCGCTCATCACCAACCCGGTGAAGGTCATTCTCATCAGCACATGGACCGGCCCGCAGGAGTGGCCGCGCTTCGTGCGTTTCGGTGCTGCCATCGGTGTGCAGCGGGCCATCACCGCTGCGAGCATGAAGGCCAGTTGGCCGGTGAAGCGGTTCCTCACCGGCCAGGACGGGCGCACGGCACAGTTGCTGCGCGACATGGCCTTGCGCGAAGGCCCGGAGCAGATCAGGCGGGGGCTTTCTGCCATCTTCCGCTGGCCCGGTTCACGATGGAAGGGCCCGGTGGTCCGTATCCACGGCGACAAGGACCGCCTGATGCCCATCCAGCAGCTCAAGCCCGACCACGTGGTGCGCGGTGGAGCGCACGCCATGGTGTACTGCCATGCGAACGCCGTGAGCGCGGCCTTGCGGGCCGCGCTCACGTGA
- a CDS encoding energy transducer TonB produces MTTALILFLIILFCSLLLADFSWSNVLSTDRNEVVFAGRNHEYGAYRIRQEHHRVMVLAMVFGFGVIGAATVLPSMLGTTTYSFVPPINSKGVEVVLPPVDPPTGVVPPTPPPPTAPVPPSGGASPDVAVVAVDSLPAERTDTNSLASGPGAGVPADSVGGTAPFVPNGGGTGVTGSAEGPRYKRIWELDKEPEFPGGEAGLKKFLDRTLVYPELSQLLEHHGTVWVEFVVDKDGSVVGIRVAKGVTKELDAEAVRAVKRMPKWKPGIIDDEPVPVLYQQKFTFELEPR; encoded by the coding sequence ATGACAACCGCGCTGATCCTCTTTCTCATCATCCTGTTCTGCTCCCTGCTGCTGGCCGACTTCAGCTGGAGCAACGTGCTCAGCACCGACCGCAATGAGGTGGTTTTCGCCGGGCGCAACCACGAGTACGGAGCGTATCGCATCCGGCAGGAGCACCACCGGGTGATGGTGCTGGCCATGGTATTCGGCTTCGGTGTGATCGGCGCAGCGACCGTGCTCCCCAGCATGCTCGGAACTACCACCTACTCCTTTGTCCCGCCAATCAACTCGAAAGGTGTGGAGGTAGTGCTCCCGCCTGTTGATCCGCCCACAGGAGTTGTTCCACCAACGCCCCCACCACCCACTGCTCCTGTCCCACCATCGGGTGGCGCGTCTCCCGATGTCGCAGTGGTAGCTGTTGATTCATTGCCGGCGGAGCGTACCGATACCAACTCACTGGCGTCCGGTCCAGGCGCCGGAGTGCCTGCGGATAGCGTGGGAGGTACCGCGCCGTTCGTACCTAACGGCGGCGGCACAGGCGTCACAGGTTCAGCAGAAGGACCGCGGTACAAGCGCATTTGGGAACTTGACAAGGAACCTGAATTCCCAGGAGGCGAGGCCGGTCTCAAGAAATTCCTGGATCGAACATTGGTTTACCCTGAGCTCAGCCAACTGCTGGAACACCATGGTACGGTCTGGGTGGAATTCGTTGTGGACAAGGACGGTAGCGTAGTAGGCATACGTGTGGCGAAAGGAGTTACGAAAGAACTCGACGCCGAGGCGGTACGGGCGGTCAAGCGAATGCCCAAGTGGAAGCCGGGCATCATTGATGATGAACCGGTGCCGGTTCTCTACCAACAAAAGTTCACGTTCGAGCTCGAGCCTAGATAG
- a CDS encoding TerC family protein — protein MEHLLTLDALISLLTLTTLEIVLGIDNVIFVSIILGRIPEEKRLRARRLWMVLGILMRSALLLGLGWLVKNGEEELFKVFGYGFNLHNCIMFFGGLFLLYKAVKEIHHKLEGGHEEAKPASASKGFAALILQIVLIDAVFSFDSIVTAIGLADHIEVMIIAVIIAMVVMFFFANAISGFIEKHPALKMLALSFLVMVGFMLFFEGLHPVHHSEIPKGYAYVAMAFSFGVELLNMKARKRVVKLNP, from the coding sequence ATGGAACACTTGCTCACGCTCGACGCCCTCATCAGCCTGCTCACGCTCACCACGTTGGAGATCGTGCTGGGTATCGATAACGTCATCTTCGTTTCCATCATCCTGGGGCGCATTCCGGAGGAGAAACGGTTGCGCGCTCGTCGCCTGTGGATGGTGCTCGGCATATTGATGCGCAGCGCGTTGCTTCTCGGCCTGGGTTGGCTGGTGAAGAACGGCGAGGAAGAGCTTTTCAAGGTCTTTGGCTACGGCTTCAACCTGCACAATTGCATCATGTTCTTCGGCGGTCTTTTCCTGCTCTACAAAGCGGTGAAAGAGATCCACCACAAGCTGGAAGGCGGTCATGAGGAAGCCAAGCCCGCCAGTGCCAGCAAGGGTTTCGCCGCGCTCATCCTGCAGATCGTCCTCATCGATGCCGTGTTCAGCTTCGACAGCATCGTAACGGCCATTGGCCTGGCCGACCACATCGAGGTGATGATCATCGCCGTGATCATTGCCATGGTGGTGATGTTCTTCTTCGCCAATGCGATCAGCGGCTTCATCGAGAAGCACCCGGCCTTGAAGATGCTTGCGCTCAGCTTCTTGGTCATGGTGGGCTTCATGCTCTTCTTCGAAGGGCTGCATCCCGTGCACCACAGCGAGATCCCCAAGGGGTATGCGTACGTGGCCATGGCCTTCAGCTTCGGTGTGGAGCTGTTGAACATGAAGGCGCGCAAGCGGGTGGTGAAGCTGAACCCCTGA
- a CDS encoding helix-turn-helix domain-containing protein, with translation MAQQEHENIPVHHLEGHGHRTVTFERIVPMPEEVRNSVHRHDHYEIFVFAKGTGTHMIDLKLYPFVGPCMHVVEAGQVHHLVRSADTVGFVILFEPAAVADTQRFKDMRRLYDAMGDHPTAPLSVERLKIMCDLADAIERELEAQEEGYDRVLENYLGIALTKCGQWTARLDRSGTRDPFDIVGKFKQLVEKQFKELKQVSDYADQLSVTPGYLNEKVKERLGTNASGYIQARSMLEAKRLLLHSGMSVKEAGFALGMQDPAYFTRWFKKNEGLTPADYRARVRTEFPEVD, from the coding sequence ATGGCCCAGCAGGAGCACGAGAACATCCCGGTCCATCACCTGGAAGGCCATGGTCATCGCACGGTGACCTTCGAACGCATCGTGCCCATGCCGGAGGAAGTGCGCAACAGCGTGCACCGCCACGACCACTACGAGATCTTCGTGTTCGCCAAGGGAACCGGCACGCACATGATCGACCTGAAGCTTTATCCGTTCGTAGGCCCCTGCATGCATGTAGTGGAAGCGGGCCAGGTACACCATTTGGTGCGCAGTGCGGATACGGTCGGGTTCGTGATCCTGTTCGAGCCTGCTGCGGTGGCCGATACCCAGCGGTTCAAGGACATGCGCCGCCTGTACGATGCCATGGGCGATCACCCCACCGCACCCCTGTCCGTGGAGCGGCTGAAGATCATGTGTGACCTGGCCGATGCCATCGAACGCGAACTCGAAGCGCAGGAGGAGGGCTACGATCGGGTGCTGGAGAACTACCTCGGTATCGCCTTGACCAAATGCGGACAATGGACCGCGAGGTTGGATCGATCGGGGACCAGGGATCCGTTCGATATCGTGGGGAAATTCAAGCAGCTGGTGGAGAAGCAGTTCAAGGAACTGAAGCAGGTGAGCGACTATGCCGACCAACTGAGCGTAACACCCGGCTACTTGAACGAGAAGGTGAAGGAGCGATTGGGAACGAATGCGAGCGGCTACATTCAGGCACGTTCCATGTTGGAGGCGAAACGGCTGTTATTGCATAGCGGTATGAGCGTCAAGGAAGCGGGCTTCGCATTGGGCATGCAGGACCCTGCGTATTTCACGCGGTGGTTCAAGAAGAACGAGGGCCTGACGCCAGCGGACTACCGAGCGCGCGTGCGCACCGAGTTCCCGGAAGTGGATTGA
- a CDS encoding DUF4159 domain-containing protein has protein sequence MRIPLSFLLIFLSSIALGQATYRLAVLKYNGGGDWYGNPTAVPNLVKFCNTKGGMSIGTEVATVEVGSPDLFSYPFIHMTGHGNVVFSQQEADNLRNYLIGGGFLHISDNYGLDKFIRPMLKRVFPELELMELPFSHPVYHQLFDFERGLPKVHEHDGAPPRGYGLFWEGRLVLFYDFECDLGDGWEDPDVHGDSEANRTRALQMGCNLVQFAFSGADEQ, from the coding sequence ATGCGAATTCCGCTGTCCTTCCTCCTTATTTTCCTCAGTTCCATCGCACTCGGCCAGGCCACGTACCGGCTGGCCGTGCTCAAATACAACGGTGGCGGCGACTGGTACGGCAACCCTACAGCGGTACCCAACCTGGTGAAGTTCTGCAACACGAAAGGCGGCATGAGCATCGGCACTGAGGTGGCCACGGTGGAGGTGGGCAGCCCGGACCTGTTCTCCTATCCGTTCATCCACATGACGGGTCACGGCAACGTGGTCTTCAGCCAACAGGAGGCTGACAACCTCCGCAACTACCTCATCGGCGGCGGGTTCTTGCACATCAGCGACAACTACGGCTTGGACAAGTTCATTCGGCCCATGTTGAAGCGGGTGTTCCCGGAATTGGAACTGATGGAGCTGCCGTTCTCACATCCCGTTTACCACCAGTTGTTCGACTTCGAGCGGGGCCTTCCCAAAGTGCATGAGCACGATGGCGCCCCGCCGCGCGGATACGGCCTGTTCTGGGAAGGACGATTGGTGCTGTTCTACGACTTCGAGTGCGACCTCGGCGACGGTTGGGAAGACCCGGACGTGCACGGCGACAGCGAGGCCAACCGCACGCGCGCTCTGCAGATGGGCTGCAACCTGGTGCAGTTCGCGTTCAGCGGGGCCGATGAGCAGTAA
- a CDS encoding 16S rRNA (uracil(1498)-N(3))-methyltransferase: protein MHSFHVPDLNAGTVVLPEEEAHHAVNVLRLKPGTTVLLLNGRGAAAVATMEQVDKKACTALCSAITEHAPERLGRIHIACAPTKNIDRFEWMLEKCTEIGVDRITPLITERTERTHLRHDRSLKVLVSAMKQSQRAWLPMLDGPTTIDQLLKAPLPAQRFFGWCEAEREPLVNAFRSKADVIMLIGPEGDFTPQEADTLRIAGFVATGLGNARFRTETAAIVACATFNMRQAM from the coding sequence ATGCATTCGTTCCACGTACCCGACCTGAACGCCGGGACCGTTGTGCTGCCGGAGGAGGAAGCGCACCACGCCGTGAACGTCCTGCGCCTGAAGCCCGGCACCACCGTGCTGCTGCTCAACGGTCGGGGCGCTGCGGCCGTTGCGACGATGGAACAAGTGGACAAGAAGGCCTGCACAGCCCTTTGCTCCGCTATCACGGAACACGCACCGGAACGCTTGGGCCGCATCCACATTGCTTGTGCACCTACCAAGAACATCGACCGGTTCGAGTGGATGCTGGAAAAATGCACGGAGATCGGCGTGGACCGCATCACGCCGCTCATCACCGAACGCACCGAGCGCACGCACCTGCGCCACGACCGGTCGCTGAAAGTGCTGGTGAGCGCCATGAAACAGAGCCAGCGCGCCTGGCTGCCCATGTTGGATGGGCCCACGACGATCGATCAGCTGTTGAAAGCACCACTTCCCGCACAGCGGTTTTTCGGATGGTGCGAAGCCGAGCGCGAACCGCTTGTGAACGCCTTCCGGAGCAAGGCGGACGTGATCATGCTGATAGGGCCCGAAGGCGATTTCACGCCCCAGGAAGCAGACACTTTGCGCATTGCAGGGTTCGTCGCCACGGGTTTGGGCAACGCACGATTCAGGACCGAAACCGCCGCCATCGTGGCCTGCGCCACCTTCAACATGCGGCAAGCGATGTGA
- a CDS encoding serine hydrolase translates to MTTRYLFTGAFLAALAPALAQPNLDSLDAYIANAVKALDQPGLSVGIVKDGKLIWSKGYGKLDLAEPEPVTPNSIFYCASISKAFTACAVGLLVDEGKVKWDDPVRKHLPEFATPDPAVTEKFMVKDLLCHRSGWITFDGDLLWYGTNYTQKEILARHAQEPFSLPFRDEFGYSNLMFIAAAQLIERVSGMTWDQFITTRIFKPLGMDRSRVETADLAGMTDVAMPHVRKGQDPAAPQKSMPYQALRGADGACGVLSTVTDLAKWDAMWMSEGQHNGKPFISAETFNALTSIHLPMGGRRDGAALGWFVEENNGETVITHSGGMPGFILNHAVVPEKDLAVIALGNGESYSVFAVTNEILDLYLGDGKADPVAEMLPRLAKRAEREAKRRKERTDAHVLKTKPSLPQASFAGTYTDKIYGDATIGEKNGKLVLSFGPAPELFTGNLEHWHYDTFQWNHADPFLEPGYITFSFDGNHRVTGFKVELHSPDFHFHKLDFPKQ, encoded by the coding sequence ATGACCACACGATACTTGTTCACCGGTGCCTTTCTGGCGGCCCTCGCCCCCGCCCTTGCCCAGCCCAACTTGGACAGTCTTGATGCCTATATCGCCAACGCGGTCAAGGCCCTCGACCAGCCCGGGCTTTCCGTCGGCATAGTAAAGGACGGAAAGCTGATCTGGAGCAAGGGTTACGGCAAGCTGGACCTGGCCGAACCCGAGCCGGTGACGCCGAACAGCATCTTCTACTGCGCCAGCATCAGCAAGGCCTTCACCGCCTGCGCGGTGGGCTTGCTTGTGGATGAGGGCAAAGTGAAGTGGGACGACCCCGTGCGGAAGCACCTACCTGAGTTCGCGACACCGGACCCGGCAGTGACGGAGAAATTCATGGTGAAGGACCTGCTCTGCCACCGCAGTGGATGGATCACCTTCGACGGAGACCTGCTCTGGTACGGCACCAATTACACGCAAAAGGAGATCCTTGCACGGCATGCGCAAGAACCGTTCTCCCTGCCCTTCCGCGACGAGTTCGGGTACAGCAATCTGATGTTCATCGCTGCGGCGCAGCTGATCGAACGCGTGAGCGGGATGACGTGGGACCAGTTCATCACCACCCGCATCTTCAAGCCGTTGGGCATGGACCGCAGCCGGGTGGAAACAGCCGATCTGGCCGGAATGACGGATGTGGCGATGCCGCATGTGCGCAAAGGCCAGGACCCTGCTGCACCGCAGAAGAGCATGCCCTACCAGGCCTTGCGTGGCGCCGATGGTGCGTGCGGCGTGCTCAGCACCGTTACGGACCTGGCCAAGTGGGACGCCATGTGGATGAGCGAAGGCCAGCACAACGGCAAGCCCTTCATCAGCGCGGAGACGTTCAACGCGCTCACGAGCATCCACTTGCCCATGGGCGGTCGACGCGATGGCGCTGCGCTAGGATGGTTCGTGGAGGAGAACAACGGCGAAACCGTGATCACGCACAGCGGTGGCATGCCGGGGTTCATCCTCAACCACGCGGTGGTGCCCGAAAAGGACCTCGCGGTGATCGCACTGGGGAACGGTGAGAGCTACAGTGTTTTCGCGGTGACGAACGAGATCCTGGACCTCTACTTGGGCGATGGCAAGGCCGACCCCGTGGCCGAAATGCTGCCGCGGCTCGCCAAGCGGGCTGAACGTGAAGCCAAACGCCGCAAGGAGCGCACCGATGCGCACGTGCTGAAGACCAAACCGTCCCTGCCGCAGGCTTCCTTCGCAGGAACCTACACGGACAAGATCTACGGTGATGCCACCATCGGCGAGAAGAACGGCAAGCTGGTGCTGTCCTTCGGACCAGCGCCCGAACTGTTCACGGGCAACCTTGAGCATTGGCACTACGACACGTTCCAGTGGAACCATGCCGATCCTTTCCTTGAACCCGGCTACATCACGTTCAGCTTCGATGGCAACCACCGCGTGACGGGTTTCAAGGTCGAGCTGCACAGCCCCGATTTCCACTTCCACAAGCTCGACTTCCCCAAGCAGTAA
- a CDS encoding efflux RND transporter periplasmic adaptor subunit, which translates to MRKFLKYTLLTGLGLLFIWTMWFLYDKSNPEPDEFKSEKATKNNVVKKTVANGKIVPRKEILIKPVVSGIIRELYVEAGDQIKKGDPLAKIQIVPDMMQLSSAEQRVNAANIGVQNAQLNFDRNKPLADKGVISAAEMQGFDIALRNAKQELAAAEEALKVVRDGISNKSAGNTVVRSTIDGMILDVPVKEGNSVIERNNFNEGTTIAAVADMGDLIFQGKVDESEVGKVKLQMPVVLTVGAIENAKWDAELEYIAPKGVEENGAIQFEIRAAVKLKDGESLRSGYSANADIVLDQRDSVLTVPESIVSFNTKGDSAFVFVKNPGGEGDEAWKKTYIKTGLSDGINLEVLEGIDGSTELKGAKKEEATVEISMGSGG; encoded by the coding sequence ATGAGAAAGTTCCTCAAATACACCCTGCTCACCGGCCTAGGCCTGCTCTTCATCTGGACCATGTGGTTCCTCTACGACAAGAGCAACCCCGAACCGGACGAGTTCAAGAGCGAGAAAGCCACCAAGAACAATGTGGTGAAGAAGACGGTTGCCAACGGCAAGATCGTGCCGCGCAAGGAGATCCTCATCAAGCCGGTGGTGAGCGGCATCATCCGGGAGCTGTACGTGGAGGCCGGCGACCAGATCAAGAAGGGCGACCCGCTGGCCAAGATCCAGATCGTACCGGACATGATGCAGTTGAGCAGCGCCGAGCAGCGCGTCAATGCAGCCAACATCGGCGTGCAGAACGCACAACTCAACTTCGACCGCAACAAACCGCTGGCCGACAAGGGCGTCATCAGCGCAGCGGAAATGCAGGGCTTCGACATCGCCCTGCGCAATGCCAAGCAGGAGCTGGCAGCGGCCGAGGAAGCGTTGAAAGTGGTGCGCGACGGCATCAGCAACAAGAGCGCGGGCAACACCGTGGTGCGATCCACCATCGATGGCATGATCCTCGATGTGCCGGTGAAGGAGGGCAACAGCGTGATCGAGCGCAACAACTTCAACGAAGGCACCACCATCGCCGCAGTGGCCGATATGGGCGATCTCATCTTCCAGGGCAAGGTGGACGAGAGCGAAGTGGGCAAGGTGAAGTTGCAGATGCCGGTAGTGCTCACCGTGGGCGCCATCGAGAACGCAAAGTGGGATGCTGAACTGGAGTACATCGCGCCGAAAGGCGTGGAAGAGAACGGCGCCATCCAGTTCGAGATCCGTGCGGCCGTGAAACTGAAGGATGGTGAAAGCCTGCGCAGCGGGTACAGCGCCAATGCCGACATCGTACTGGACCAGCGCGACAGCGTGCTCACCGTGCCGGAGAGCATCGTATCGTTCAATACCAAGGGCGACAGCGCCTTCGTTTTCGTGAAGAACCCCGGCGGTGAAGGCGACGAAGCCTGGAAGAAGACCTACATCAAGACAGGTCTAAGCGATGGCATCAATCTGGAGGTGCTGGAGGGGATCGACGGCTCCACCGAACTGAAAGGTGCCAAGAAAGAGGAAGCCACAGTGGAGATCTCCATGGGAAGCGGCGGATAG